A window of Hippoglossus stenolepis isolate QCI-W04-F060 chromosome 16, HSTE1.2, whole genome shotgun sequence contains these coding sequences:
- the ndufab1b gene encoding NADH:ubiquinone oxidoreductase subunit AB1b, which yields MAARVLTQCLRSLSRPSLRLCSGSPAVRAAAGPAAALRRPVSFAAASRRTRWLGQSPVSSLGVLCRQYGDLPPLTIETIKDRVMYVLKLYDKINPEGLLTSSHFMKDLGLDSLDQVEIIMAMEDEFGFEIPDAEAEKLMTPEEIVQYIADKKDVYE from the exons ATGGCGGCCCGTGTCCTGACGCAGTGTCTCCGCTCGCTCTCCCGGCCCTCGCTGCGGCTCTGCTCCGGCAGCCCGGCGGTCCGAGCCGCTGCCGGCCCCGCGGCGGCCCTTCGCCGACCCGTCTCCTTCGCCGCCGCCAGCCGGAGGACGCGGTGGCTCGGCCAGAGCCCG GTCTCCTCCTTGGGCGTCCTGTGCCGACAGTATGGCGACCTGCCCCCCCTCACCATAGAGACCATCAAAGACCGCGTCATGTACGTGCTCAAGCTCTACGACAAGATCAACCCAGAGGGG ctgctgaCGTCCTCCCACTTCATGAAAGACCTGGGTCTGGACAGCTTGGACCAGGTGGAGATCATCATGGCCATGGAGGACGAGTTCG gCTTTGAAATCCCAGACGCAGAAGCAGAGAAGTTGATGACTCCTGAGGAGATTGTACAGTACATCGCAGACAAGAAGGATGTTTATGAATAA